The Mesorhizobium koreense genome includes a window with the following:
- a CDS encoding porin, giving the protein MKIKSLILGSAAALLAVSGARAADAVMAPEPEPVDYVRVCDAYGAGFFYIPGTETCLSINGYVWFQVGATSQKNDNDSQGYYFGPSAKTPGYNNDGWNTGSRVRINFDARSETEWGTLRGWMRLQADWNPSAGKTGGASDGGVAIDQAWVQLGGFIAGYGESAWFYQFNNSALNYGSFSWGGLYYGYQERSSIRYEFGGKTGLYGVISLEDPADEYSYMPDVVGRIGYGAAWGAVDLVAAYDHDRNGGNGALDDGNKSAIALSAGLLLNVPSMPGSAFKLVGYYNSADSNYGPGSPLTNTWFGGGQPEYSVLASFLYQATPTLGLIVSGQYFSDVYAVGTKDKIDDSASWAAEVSAVWTPVKNFEVRPEIVYTKADHFDGTVSGYLRFTRYF; this is encoded by the coding sequence ATGAAAATCAAGAGCCTTATCCTCGGCTCCGCAGCGGCCCTCCTCGCTGTCTCCGGCGCACGCGCCGCGGACGCGGTGATGGCCCCTGAACCGGAACCCGTGGATTACGTGAGGGTGTGCGACGCCTACGGCGCCGGCTTCTTCTATATCCCGGGCACCGAAACCTGCCTGTCCATCAACGGCTATGTCTGGTTCCAGGTCGGTGCCACCAGCCAGAAAAACGACAATGACTCGCAGGGTTACTATTTCGGCCCAAGCGCAAAAACTCCGGGCTACAATAATGACGGCTGGAACACCGGCAGCCGTGTCCGCATCAACTTCGATGCACGTTCGGAGACCGAGTGGGGCACGCTGCGCGGCTGGATGCGTCTCCAGGCCGACTGGAATCCGTCGGCTGGCAAAACGGGGGGTGCATCCGACGGCGGCGTCGCCATCGACCAGGCCTGGGTGCAGCTCGGCGGGTTCATCGCCGGCTACGGCGAGAGCGCGTGGTTCTACCAGTTCAACAACTCGGCGCTGAACTACGGCTCCTTCTCCTGGGGCGGCCTCTACTATGGCTACCAGGAGCGGTCCTCGATCCGCTACGAGTTCGGCGGCAAGACCGGCCTCTACGGGGTGATCTCGCTGGAAGATCCGGCCGACGAATACAGCTACATGCCTGACGTCGTCGGTCGCATCGGCTACGGCGCGGCCTGGGGCGCGGTTGATCTCGTGGCGGCCTACGACCATGACCGCAATGGCGGGAACGGTGCTCTCGACGACGGCAACAAGAGCGCGATTGCTCTGTCCGCCGGCTTGTTGCTCAATGTACCGTCCATGCCGGGCTCGGCCTTCAAGCTCGTCGGCTATTACAACAGCGCCGACAGCAACTACGGCCCGGGTTCGCCGCTCACGAATACTTGGTTTGGCGGTGGCCAGCCTGAGTACTCGGTCCTCGCCTCGTTCCTCTACCAGGCGACCCCGACCCTCGGCTTGATCGTGTCCGGCCAGTACTTCAGCGATGTCTACGCTGTCGGGACCAAGGACAAAATCGATGACTCAGCGTCCTGGGCGGCTGAAGTGTCGGCCGTGTGGACCCCGGTCAAGAACTTCGAGGTTCGTCCGGAAATCGTCTACACGAAGGCCGATCATTTCGACGGCACCGTGTCCGGTTACCTGCGCTTCACGCGCTACTTCTAA
- a CDS encoding porin translates to MKIKSLILGSAAALLAVSGARAADAVMAPEPEPVDYVRVCDAYGAGFFYIPGTETCLSINGYVWFQVGATSRQDANDTPGYYYNDDHDFGPFAAHTGWQTGSRVRINFDARSETEWGTLRGWMRLQASWDQQSKFGDGPVGIDQAFVQLGGFAAGYGESAWFYQFNNSTLNYGSFSWGGLYYGYTERAQIRYEFGGKTGLYGAISLEDPKDELNYMPNVVGRIGYGAAWGAVALTGAYDHDRTGLAVGGDAGWALSGSALFNIPSMPGSALKIIGYYNGSDSEYGPGGPLNGYTLTNAAFPGGVDLGQPEWSVLASFLYQATPDLGLIVSGQYFGDAYIAGGDDTVNGTSAWAAEVSAVWTPVKNFEVRPEIVYTKAEHLDGTVSGFLRFTRYF, encoded by the coding sequence ATGAAAATCAAGAGCCTTATCCTCGGCTCCGCAGCGGCCCTCCTCGCTGTCTCCGGCGCACGCGCCGCGGACGCGGTGATGGCCCCTGAACCGGAACCCGTGGATTACGTGAGGGTGTGCGACGCCTACGGCGCCGGCTTCTTCTATATCCCGGGCACCGAAACCTGCCTGTCCATCAATGGCTATGTCTGGTTCCAGGTCGGCGCCACCAGTCGCCAGGATGCCAACGACACGCCGGGCTACTACTACAATGACGATCACGATTTCGGTCCGTTTGCCGCCCACACGGGTTGGCAGACCGGCTCGCGCGTTCGCATCAACTTCGATGCGCGTTCGGAGACCGAGTGGGGCACGCTGCGCGGCTGGATGCGCCTGCAGGCGTCCTGGGACCAGCAGTCGAAGTTCGGTGACGGCCCTGTCGGCATCGACCAGGCCTTCGTCCAGCTCGGCGGGTTCGCAGCCGGCTACGGCGAGAGCGCGTGGTTCTACCAGTTCAACAACTCGACGCTGAACTACGGCTCCTTCTCTTGGGGCGGTCTCTACTACGGCTACACGGAGCGGGCTCAGATCCGTTACGAGTTCGGCGGCAAGACCGGCCTCTACGGCGCGATCTCGCTGGAAGACCCGAAGGACGAGCTCAACTACATGCCGAACGTCGTCGGCCGTATCGGCTACGGCGCGGCTTGGGGCGCGGTTGCTTTGACGGGTGCCTACGATCACGATCGCACAGGTCTCGCGGTCGGTGGCGACGCCGGCTGGGCGCTGTCGGGTTCGGCTCTGTTCAACATCCCGTCGATGCCCGGATCTGCCCTCAAGATCATCGGCTACTACAACGGCTCGGATAGCGAATACGGCCCGGGCGGCCCGCTCAACGGCTACACTCTGACCAATGCCGCCTTCCCGGGTGGCGTCGATCTCGGCCAGCCCGAGTGGTCGGTCCTCGCCTCGTTCCTCTACCAGGCGACCCCGGACCTCGGCTTGATCGTGTCGGGTCAGTACTTCGGCGATGCTTACATTGCCGGCGGCGACGACACCGTAAACGGCACGTCGGCTTGGGCGGCGGAAGTGTCGGCCGTCTGGACCCCGGTCAAGAACTTCGAGGTTCGTCCGGAAATCGTCTACACGAAGGCCGAGCACCTCGACGGAACCGTGTCGGGCTTCCTGCGCTTCACGCGTTACTTCTGA
- a CDS encoding GtrA family protein codes for MKQRRGLFGGLTALRFLVVGVSAAGLLFFLSWLFVSSGMPPFAGSALAYAIAFVAAYSAQRNWTFGGGHDHGHALPRYFVLQAGCALASGLIAHIAVAGFHASPFVMSALTVLGASAVSYAGSILWVFPETGRAR; via the coding sequence ATGAAACAGCGTCGGGGGCTTTTCGGAGGCCTGACGGCGCTGCGTTTCCTGGTCGTGGGGGTGAGCGCGGCCGGCCTGCTCTTTTTCCTGTCCTGGCTTTTTGTCTCCAGCGGAATGCCGCCCTTTGCCGGGAGCGCGCTCGCATATGCGATCGCATTTGTCGCCGCTTATTCGGCGCAGCGAAACTGGACCTTTGGCGGTGGTCATGATCATGGCCATGCGTTGCCCCGCTATTTCGTGCTCCAGGCAGGTTGCGCGCTTGCTTCGGGTCTGATTGCCCATATCGCGGTGGCCGGCTTCCACGCCTCACCTTTCGTCATGTCGGCGTTGACGGTCCTTGGCGCCAGCGCCGTAAGCTATGCAGGATCCATCCTGTGGGTCTTCCCCGAGACCGGCCGCGCCCGTTGA
- a CDS encoding SDR family NAD(P)-dependent oxidoreductase, whose amino-acid sequence MTAPTTARFPDLEGASVLITGGGSGIGAALTEGFVRQGANVAFIDIAEKPSEALCARLERDAGRRPLFIHADLSDIEALRMAVDEAASAHGPVTVLVNNAALDDRHEIAEVTAEFWDHNQAINLRPHFFTVQAVAEGMKKVGRGAIVNFTSTSFMINHGGMPSYTAAKAGVIGLTKGLAGALGPHGIRVNAVAPGWVITERQKALWVTPETLKGHIDRQCLKEAMQPHDMVGPCLFLASDAAAMLTAQTIIVDGGVM is encoded by the coding sequence ATGACCGCTCCCACCACCGCGCGTTTCCCCGATCTCGAAGGCGCTTCGGTACTGATCACCGGCGGCGGTTCGGGTATCGGCGCCGCGCTGACCGAAGGCTTTGTGCGGCAGGGTGCGAACGTCGCCTTCATCGACATCGCCGAGAAGCCGAGCGAGGCATTGTGCGCGCGGCTGGAACGTGATGCCGGCCGGCGCCCGCTTTTCATCCACGCCGATTTGAGCGACATCGAGGCGCTGCGCATGGCCGTGGACGAGGCCGCCTCCGCCCATGGCCCTGTAACGGTTCTCGTCAACAACGCCGCGCTCGACGACCGTCACGAGATCGCGGAGGTCACCGCGGAATTCTGGGACCACAATCAGGCGATCAATCTGAGGCCGCATTTCTTTACCGTGCAGGCCGTCGCCGAAGGCATGAAGAAGGTCGGTCGCGGCGCGATCGTCAATTTCACCTCCACGTCCTTCATGATCAACCATGGCGGCATGCCCTCCTACACCGCCGCCAAGGCCGGCGTGATCGGACTTACCAAGGGCCTTGCGGGCGCGCTTGGGCCGCATGGCATCCGCGTCAACGCGGTGGCGCCGGGCTGGGTCATCACCGAGCGCCAGAAAGCGCTATGGGTGACGCCCGAGACGCTAAAGGGTCATATAGATCGGCAATGCCTGAAGGAGGCGATGCAGCCGCACGACATGGTCGGCCCCTGCCTCTTCCTCGCCTCAGACGCCGCCGCCATGCTGACGGCGCAGACCATCATCGTCGACGGCGGCGTGATGTGA
- a CDS encoding putative bifunctional diguanylate cyclase/phosphodiesterase, with translation MRTAIGNGYDRRETDLAFTDPLTGLGNERRFFGKIERLIGDRADDPAPFAIGIIDLDGFKPINDLFGRGAGDEILLQVAMRLRAAMDQHSTVARVGPDEFAFLYPMVFSEDAVEEKARMLIEVLSAPYDLGERTARLSASVGCSLFYSGEETTELLVDKAETALYHAKQSGRGRVVVYTHEMEEAAKRVTRIEQALRRAVSHGEVEPYFQPIVDIRTRKTIGFEALARWTDRDLGFVPPGVFIPIAEERGIIGPLSQLVLRKATEAARKWPSDLFLSFNLSPSQLVDQNTGLHILAILDRMGFDPRRLEIEITETGLMTDPASAEKIVKDLKSVGIRVSLDDFGTGQSSLGRLREFNFDKLKIDRSFVSSVLDDKPSEHIIRAILAMCEGLGMEVVAEGIEEEGQAERLMQFGCGGGQGYLFGKPANAGSTLDYLRAAGDLPLVPA, from the coding sequence ATGCGGACTGCGATCGGAAACGGATACGACCGGCGAGAGACGGACCTCGCCTTCACCGATCCGCTGACTGGCCTCGGCAACGAGCGGCGCTTTTTCGGCAAGATCGAGAGGCTGATCGGCGACCGCGCCGATGATCCGGCGCCCTTCGCCATCGGCATCATCGATCTCGACGGCTTCAAGCCGATCAACGACCTGTTCGGCCGCGGCGCAGGCGACGAGATCCTGCTGCAGGTGGCCATGCGGCTGCGCGCAGCGATGGACCAGCACTCGACGGTTGCCCGCGTCGGGCCGGACGAATTCGCCTTTCTCTATCCGATGGTGTTCAGCGAGGACGCTGTCGAGGAAAAAGCGCGCATGCTGATCGAAGTGCTCTCCGCGCCCTACGATCTCGGCGAGCGTACCGCGCGCCTTTCGGCGTCGGTCGGCTGCTCGCTGTTCTATTCGGGCGAGGAGACGACGGAGCTTCTGGTCGACAAGGCCGAGACCGCGCTCTACCACGCCAAGCAGTCGGGGCGGGGGCGTGTCGTCGTCTATACCCACGAGATGGAAGAGGCGGCAAAGCGCGTCACCCGCATCGAGCAGGCGCTCAGGCGCGCTGTTTCCCATGGCGAGGTCGAGCCCTATTTCCAGCCGATTGTCGATATCAGGACACGCAAGACGATCGGCTTCGAGGCGCTGGCGCGCTGGACCGACCGCGATCTGGGCTTCGTCCCACCGGGCGTCTTCATCCCCATCGCCGAGGAGCGCGGCATCATCGGGCCGCTTTCCCAGCTCGTGCTGCGCAAGGCGACGGAGGCTGCGCGCAAATGGCCGTCCGACCTCTTCCTGTCCTTCAACCTCTCGCCTTCCCAACTCGTCGACCAGAATACCGGCTTGCATATCCTCGCCATTCTCGATCGTATGGGCTTCGATCCGCGCCGTCTCGAGATCGAGATCACCGAGACCGGCCTGATGACCGATCCCGCTTCCGCCGAGAAAATCGTCAAGGATCTGAAATCGGTCGGCATTCGCGTCTCGCTCGATGATTTCGGCACCGGCCAGTCCAGTCTCGGACGGCTGCGCGAGTTCAATTTCGACAAGCTCAAGATCGATCGGAGCTTCGTCTCCTCCGTCCTCGACGACAAGCCTTCCGAGCACATCATCCGCGCCATCCTTGCCATGTGCGAGGGGCTCGGCATGGAGGTGGTCGCCGAGGGGATCGAGGAGGAGGGGCAGGCGGAACGCCTCATGCAGTTCGGCTGCGGCGGCGGCCAGGGCTATCTCTTCGGCAAGCCGGCGAATGCAGGCTCCACCCTTGACTATCTGCGGGCCGCCGGCGACCTTCCGCTAGTTCCGGCCTGA
- a CDS encoding D-alanine:D-lactate ligase-like protein, with amino-acid sequence MTPKTIGRPTLILVHESEAACRRRLAAAGFVEPCISEITSYLAQSTDMEPEFGMLERACAERGVAFRPIALDDAPASFQDCDPATTLVWTLTDGIAYFRGGAAPALARLYGLPTIGADDSVSALCQDKFRAGSVMRALGLPAPAAGLARGGEWIVPPPASASGYFVKPNRLGAKIGIWEDSRCASPAGALELSRRIHAHYRDDAIVQPYVDGRNVRASFLSVEPRAGMERLGICFVDSGSDFQTMADSMALYGETGTRAREEGSRSEPRLHAVCGVQPRADRAIRDIAARLIGGLGLADVFSMDLRVEADDIVHLIEFEVCPGLPCFDFRAYCLENWGLELAEAMAATAANRLIRDPSLSAGEAHRSMP; translated from the coding sequence ATGACGCCGAAGACAATTGGCCGGCCCACGCTGATCCTCGTTCATGAGAGCGAGGCCGCGTGTCGTCGAAGGCTTGCGGCCGCAGGCTTCGTCGAGCCGTGCATTTCGGAAATCACCTCCTATCTGGCGCAATCGACGGACATGGAGCCGGAGTTCGGAATGCTTGAGCGAGCCTGCGCGGAGCGTGGCGTCGCCTTCCGGCCTATCGCGCTCGACGACGCTCCGGCCTCGTTTCAGGATTGCGATCCGGCGACGACGCTCGTGTGGACGCTGACCGACGGCATCGCCTATTTCCGGGGCGGCGCGGCCCCGGCGCTTGCCCGCCTTTACGGCTTGCCGACCATTGGGGCGGACGATTCCGTCTCCGCGCTCTGCCAGGACAAGTTTCGTGCCGGAAGCGTGATGCGGGCGCTCGGGCTGCCGGCGCCGGCGGCCGGGCTTGCACGCGGCGGCGAGTGGATCGTTCCTCCGCCCGCTTCGGCCAGCGGCTATTTCGTCAAGCCGAACCGACTCGGCGCCAAGATCGGCATCTGGGAGGATTCCCGCTGCGCCTCGCCCGCAGGGGCGCTGGAACTCTCCCGCCGCATCCACGCCCATTACCGGGACGACGCGATCGTGCAGCCTTATGTCGACGGCCGCAACGTCCGTGCAAGCTTCCTCTCCGTGGAACCGCGAGCCGGCATGGAACGGCTTGGGATCTGCTTCGTCGATTCCGGCTCGGACTTCCAGACCATGGCCGACAGCATGGCGCTTTATGGCGAGACCGGAACCAGGGCGAGGGAAGAGGGAAGCCGTTCCGAACCTCGGCTGCATGCCGTCTGCGGCGTACAGCCTCGCGCCGACCGCGCCATACGTGACATCGCCGCGCGGCTCATCGGCGGTCTCGGTCTTGCGGACGTATTCTCCATGGACCTGCGCGTCGAGGCGGACGATATCGTCCACCTCATCGAATTCGAAGTATGCCCCGGCCTGCCCTGCTTCGACTTCCGCGCCTATTGCCTCGAGAACTGGGGACTGGAACTCGCCGAAGCAATGGCCGCGACGGCGGCCAACCGGCTCATCCGCGATCCGTCACTCAGCGCTGGCGAAGCACACCGAAGTATGCCCTGA
- a CDS encoding glycosyltransferase family 2 protein produces MNAVFPLRESLQDEIELTILMPCLNEAETIAVCVTKALAFLAGYGISGEVLIADNGSTDGSQKIAADLGARVIAVSDKGYGAALRGGIARARGRYIIMGDADDSYDFSALEAFVDRLRAGADLVMGNRFKGGIERDAMPALHRYLGNPVLSWLGRLLFRIDAGDFHCGLRGFNAVSIRSLDLHTTGMEFASEMVVRSALQGLRIEEVPTTLKPDGRSRPPHLRTWRDGWRHLKFLLMHNPKWLFFIPGMALFGVGFVLASLLLFGPLDIVDNLSLDLNTFMAACFMMVSGVQLVTVGLLSRYYAHITGFLPATSRSDWLIRNISTDRLALGAGIIFGGGGLFFGYALARWAQLGFGPLNEPEIPRIVILGLSLIVIGLQLFFSAFLLGVLEIPVSSRRIGAAPGRTSLQPAKVE; encoded by the coding sequence ATGAACGCCGTCTTCCCCTTGCGCGAAAGCCTGCAGGACGAAATCGAGCTGACAATCCTGATGCCCTGCCTCAACGAGGCGGAGACGATCGCGGTTTGCGTGACCAAGGCGCTTGCCTTTCTGGCCGGATACGGGATTTCGGGTGAAGTGCTCATCGCCGACAATGGCAGCACGGACGGTTCGCAGAAGATTGCCGCCGATCTCGGCGCCCGCGTCATCGCGGTGTCGGACAAGGGCTATGGTGCTGCGCTGCGCGGCGGGATCGCCAGGGCGAGAGGCCGCTACATCATCATGGGCGACGCCGACGACAGCTACGATTTCTCCGCGCTGGAAGCTTTCGTCGACCGGTTGCGCGCCGGCGCCGACCTTGTCATGGGCAACCGCTTCAAGGGCGGGATCGAACGCGATGCCATGCCGGCTCTGCATCGTTATCTTGGAAACCCGGTGCTGAGTTGGCTCGGGCGGCTCCTGTTCAGGATCGACGCAGGCGATTTCCATTGTGGTTTGCGCGGGTTCAACGCCGTGTCCATCCGCTCGCTCGATCTGCACACGACAGGCATGGAATTCGCCAGCGAGATGGTTGTCCGTAGCGCGCTTCAGGGCCTGCGCATCGAGGAGGTGCCGACAACGCTCAAGCCGGATGGGCGCAGCCGCCCGCCGCACCTGCGGACATGGAGGGATGGCTGGCGGCATCTCAAATTCCTGCTGATGCACAATCCGAAATGGCTGTTCTTCATTCCGGGCATGGCGCTGTTCGGCGTCGGCTTCGTGCTCGCGTCCTTGCTTCTGTTCGGGCCGTTGGACATCGTCGATAATCTCTCGCTCGACCTCAATACCTTCATGGCGGCCTGTTTCATGATGGTTTCGGGCGTGCAACTCGTGACGGTCGGCCTGCTCTCCCGATATTATGCGCATATCACCGGCTTCCTGCCGGCAACCAGCCGGTCGGACTGGCTGATCCGCAATATCAGTACGGACCGTCTGGCGCTCGGCGCCGGGATCATCTTCGGCGGCGGCGGGCTTTTCTTCGGCTACGCCCTGGCGCGTTGGGCGCAACTCGGCTTCGGGCCGCTGAACGAACCGGAGATTCCCCGTATCGTGATACTCGGCCTCAGCCTGATCGTCATTGGCCTCCAGCTCTTCTTTTCGGCGTTCCTGCTCGGCGTGCTCGAGATCCCGGTTTCCAGCCGCCGGATCGGAGCGGCGCCGGGCAGGACAAGCCTTCAGCCGGCAAAGGTCGAATGA
- a CDS encoding MBL fold metallo-hydrolase: protein MTHSQAVSWRSLECGVRGLVVEQVVPCVKRLSEVALLPGERSYFYLLEDTDRDCLIDGGWGFCSSLDGLRTDPEKPLVAIATHSHFDHIGMLHLAGERYGHPAEAAIFMRPDPAATQALPYLSGRPVLRGGRPAVSGGYDP, encoded by the coding sequence GTGACGCACTCGCAGGCTGTCTCATGGCGGTCGCTTGAATGCGGTGTCAGGGGTCTCGTCGTCGAACAGGTCGTGCCCTGCGTGAAGCGGCTTTCCGAGGTGGCGCTGCTGCCCGGCGAACGGAGTTATTTCTACCTTCTGGAGGATACTGACCGCGACTGCCTGATCGACGGCGGCTGGGGGTTCTGCTCTTCGCTCGATGGCCTGCGCACCGATCCGGAGAAACCGCTGGTGGCGATCGCCACGCACAGCCATTTCGATCATATCGGCATGCTTCATCTTGCCGGCGAGCGCTATGGCCATCCGGCCGAGGCGGCAATTTTTATGCGGCCGGATCCGGCAGCCACGCAGGCCCTGCCCTATCTGTCGGGACGACCGGTCCTGCGCGGCGGCCGGCCTGCTGTTTCCGGCGGATACGATCCATGA
- a CDS encoding septal ring lytic transglycosylase RlpA family protein yields the protein MKSASALAAAVAIGIASGAATVPAAAQCGRASWYALHSRTASGERMNPAAMTAAHRTLPFGTRVRVTNRRNGKVVMVRINDRGPFVRGRVLDLSRAAARKLGFVHSGHTSVCFASAE from the coding sequence ATGAAATCTGCATCGGCTCTCGCGGCCGCCGTCGCGATCGGGATCGCTTCGGGCGCCGCGACCGTCCCCGCCGCCGCGCAATGCGGCCGCGCCTCTTGGTATGCGCTTCACAGCCGCACGGCGTCGGGGGAACGTATGAACCCGGCCGCCATGACCGCCGCCCACCGCACGCTGCCCTTCGGCACAAGGGTGCGCGTAACCAACCGCCGCAATGGCAAGGTCGTCATGGTCAGGATCAACGACCGCGGTCCATTCGTGCGAGGACGCGTCCTCGACCTCTCAAGGGCCGCCGCCCGCAAGCTCGGCTTCGTCCATTCAGGGCATACTTCGGTGTGCTTCGCCAGCGCTGAGTGA
- a CDS encoding GtrA family protein, which produces MSDWHIAAALRRRGWADWQQDIGLSLLVAAAVVLVHAVQGFPRIFGPNADNDSLMRMVEVLDFLSGQGWYDLHQYRMGPEGGFLMHWSRFVDAPIAALLLLAKAVTGSMERAETIVEIVYPALLMTVALFLLLRLVRRLGNAEAMLPAVVIGALALYNLPLFQGASLDHHNVQLILVLAAILFLMSGGGRRLAGFGAGVAAALSLVVGMETAPYVALAGVVAAIAFLFQGDAEQSPAAGFGAGFAIVSLLSFLATVPVSLWGAPRCDAFTLPQMSIAALAGGGLFAAASVPACRASFGGRFLSLSILAAAVAALVFFAFPECIAAPYAGLDPKLKAYWLDAVAEAQSIRQVLVAQPAMAAAYYCTPLLAAFVLGLRLCKSGLGREELVFGAFLIMAILVSFWQVRGVFFSIPLSVVPLAAWVGDWRARIGDRPAKGDAVRLLAVWLVSFNVVWSTAAQSAAHLFAPDKAPDRGSSKASCVSRSDYAALSALPHATVLAVSNLGAQILRYTPQRVLAGPYHRNVEGDLATLNAFTGTDAEARDIVRRYGVTVVASCPGNDETESLAKRAPDGLVARLAKGEVPAWLVPLPSTADQPLKLFHVVQR; this is translated from the coding sequence ATGTCTGATTGGCATATTGCGGCTGCGTTGCGCAGGCGCGGCTGGGCTGATTGGCAGCAGGACATCGGCCTGTCGCTGCTTGTCGCCGCCGCGGTCGTCCTCGTGCATGCCGTGCAGGGCTTTCCCCGCATTTTCGGCCCGAATGCCGACAATGACAGCCTGATGCGTATGGTCGAGGTCCTCGACTTCCTGTCGGGGCAGGGCTGGTATGATCTCCATCAATATCGCATGGGGCCGGAAGGCGGCTTCCTTATGCACTGGTCGCGCTTCGTCGACGCGCCGATCGCCGCGCTTCTTTTGCTGGCAAAGGCCGTCACCGGCAGCATGGAACGTGCCGAGACAATCGTCGAGATCGTCTATCCCGCTCTGTTGATGACGGTGGCGCTGTTTCTTCTCCTGCGCCTGGTACGACGCCTCGGAAATGCCGAGGCCATGCTTCCGGCGGTCGTCATCGGCGCACTGGCGCTCTATAACCTGCCGCTGTTCCAGGGCGCTTCGCTTGACCATCACAACGTCCAGCTTATCCTCGTCCTCGCGGCAATCCTTTTCCTGATGTCCGGTGGCGGACGCCGGCTGGCTGGTTTCGGCGCCGGCGTGGCGGCGGCGCTGTCGCTGGTGGTCGGAATGGAGACGGCGCCTTATGTGGCGCTCGCGGGTGTGGTCGCGGCAATCGCCTTTCTCTTTCAAGGCGATGCGGAGCAATCGCCGGCTGCCGGCTTTGGCGCCGGCTTCGCCATCGTTTCGCTTCTGTCTTTCCTGGCCACCGTTCCCGTATCGCTTTGGGGCGCGCCTCGCTGCGACGCCTTCACGTTGCCGCAGATGTCGATTGCCGCGCTTGCGGGCGGTGGCCTGTTCGCGGCCGCTTCCGTTCCAGCCTGCCGCGCAAGCTTCGGAGGCAGGTTCTTGTCGTTGTCGATCCTGGCGGCGGCGGTAGCGGCGCTCGTCTTTTTCGCCTTCCCTGAATGCATCGCCGCGCCCTATGCCGGTCTCGACCCGAAGCTCAAGGCTTATTGGCTCGACGCGGTCGCGGAAGCCCAATCCATCCGGCAGGTGCTCGTGGCCCAACCGGCAATGGCTGCGGCCTATTACTGCACGCCTCTTCTCGCCGCATTCGTTCTCGGATTACGGCTTTGCAAGAGTGGGCTGGGCCGGGAAGAACTGGTCTTCGGAGCCTTTCTCATCATGGCGATCCTTGTCAGTTTCTGGCAGGTCCGGGGCGTGTTCTTTTCGATACCGCTTTCCGTCGTGCCGTTGGCTGCCTGGGTGGGCGACTGGCGGGCACGCATCGGCGATCGTCCGGCCAAAGGCGATGCGGTAAGGCTTTTGGCGGTGTGGCTGGTGTCCTTCAACGTTGTCTGGAGTACGGCCGCTCAATCCGCCGCACATCTGTTCGCTCCCGACAAGGCGCCCGACCGTGGTTCGTCGAAAGCGTCATGCGTCTCGCGGAGTGACTACGCCGCGCTCTCCGCGCTGCCGCACGCGACGGTGCTCGCCGTCTCCAATCTCGGCGCTCAGATCCTGCGCTATACGCCACAGCGCGTGCTGGCAGGTCCTTACCACCGCAATGTCGAAGGCGATCTGGCAACGCTGAATGCCTTTACCGGAACGGACGCCGAAGCCCGTGACATCGTGCGCCGCTACGGCGTCACCGTGGTGGCAAGCTGTCCCGGCAACGACGAAACCGAGAGCCTGGCGAAGCGGGCGCCCGATGGCCTGGTGGCTCGCCTGGCGAAAGGGGAGGTCCCGGCCTGGCTGGTCCCGCTTCCTTCCACCGCGGATCAGCCGCTGAAGCTCTTCCATGTCGTCCAGCGGTGA